A stretch of Sulfurimonas xiamenensis DNA encodes these proteins:
- a CDS encoding YbgC/FadM family acyl-CoA thioesterase, whose translation MKIRVYYEDTDAGGVVYHSNYLNFCERARSELFFKKGLTPVLENGHFVAKKIEADYIISAKLGDELKVKTELIEMKGASFKLLQTIYKENKKIFEMKITLVYITFGGKPQKITKEVKDLLLLLFVN comes from the coding sequence GTGAAAATACGAGTCTATTACGAAGATACGGATGCGGGAGGAGTTGTATATCATTCAAATTATTTAAATTTTTGCGAAAGAGCTAGGAGTGAGTTGTTTTTTAAAAAAGGATTGACTCCTGTTTTAGAAAATGGTCATTTTGTTGCAAAAAAAATAGAAGCTGATTATATAATAAGTGCTAAACTTGGTGATGAACTGAAAGTTAAAACTGAACTGATAGAGATGAAAGGTGCTTCTTTCAAACTTTTGCAAACTATTTACAAAGAAAATAAAAAAATATTTGAGATGAAGATTACTTTGGTGTACATAACTTTTGGAGGTAAACCTCAAAAAATTACAAAAGAAGTTAAGGATCTTCTTTTATTGCTCTTTGTAAATTGA
- a CDS encoding RecQ family ATP-dependent DNA helicase — MLTREKAQQYLKDSLQNQNADFREDQYEAIDTVVNQRKKVLVVQKTGWGKSSVYFISTKFLREQGSGLTIIISPLLALMRNQIDSAKKLELNVVTINSSNTDDWDLIKAQILRNEVDALLVSPERLANENFMQEILEPISGSIGLFVIDEAHCISDWGHDFRPDYKRITNILKQMPTNTPILATTATANDRVITDIENQISGLITIRGNLKRESLSLHTIRLPEPSHRLAWLLEHLPSFEGSGIVYVLTQRDAKVVAQWLGQNGITASAYFSGVEHDDFENGDDYRVFLENQLINNEMKVLVATSALGMGFDKSDLGFVIHYQAPGSIISYYQQVGRAGRGIDEAYGVLLSGHEDDDIHDFFRSSSFPKEENITLVLEHLDSRDGRSIVDLQKELNLTQGEVEKTLKYLNVETPSPVTKVGSKWHRTPNEYVHDREKIEAILAIRQSEWDEMQNYLDTDECLMLFLQNALNDPNPQICGKCANCSSPLSGEFSHENGLKAADFLKKSDIVFNPKKQVKLDALSEYGIRGNIRPELRAQEGRILSRWEDAGWGRIVAKDKHQGEFSDQLVDAFVEMVKKWNPSPAPQWVTCIPSLNHPTLVPNFAQKVAKKLNLPFIAAVKKIKQNQAQKMMNNAYHQAKNLDGVFEIEDNIPDSPVLLIDDVIDSGWTVTVASALLKQKGSGEVFPASLATTGKM, encoded by the coding sequence ATGTTAACTAGAGAAAAAGCACAACAATATTTAAAAGACTCTCTTCAAAATCAAAATGCTGATTTTAGAGAAGATCAGTATGAAGCCATTGATACAGTCGTAAACCAAAGAAAAAAAGTTCTGGTTGTTCAAAAGACTGGCTGGGGTAAGAGTAGTGTATATTTTATTTCTACCAAGTTTTTAAGAGAGCAAGGAAGCGGACTTACAATCATTATTTCTCCTTTGTTAGCATTAATGAGAAACCAAATAGATTCAGCAAAGAAACTCGAACTAAATGTTGTAACAATTAATTCCTCAAACACAGATGATTGGGATTTAATCAAAGCTCAAATTTTACGAAATGAAGTTGATGCTCTTCTTGTTTCCCCAGAAAGATTGGCAAATGAAAACTTTATGCAAGAAATATTGGAACCAATTTCTGGAAGTATTGGGCTATTTGTAATTGATGAAGCACATTGTATTAGTGATTGGGGTCATGATTTTCGACCTGATTATAAAAGAATTACAAATATATTAAAACAAATGCCTACAAACACACCTATTTTAGCTACAACAGCAACAGCTAATGATAGAGTTATCACTGATATTGAAAACCAAATTAGCGGACTTATTACAATTAGAGGGAATTTAAAAAGAGAAAGTCTTTCTTTGCACACTATAAGACTTCCTGAACCATCTCACAGACTAGCTTGGCTGCTTGAACATTTACCATCTTTTGAAGGATCTGGAATCGTATATGTTTTAACACAAAGAGATGCCAAAGTAGTTGCTCAGTGGCTGGGTCAAAATGGTATTACAGCAAGTGCTTATTTTAGTGGTGTTGAGCATGATGATTTTGAAAATGGTGATGACTATAGAGTATTTTTAGAGAATCAGCTTATAAATAATGAGATGAAAGTATTGGTTGCTACATCAGCTCTTGGGATGGGATTTGATAAGAGTGATTTAGGTTTTGTAATTCATTATCAGGCTCCAGGATCTATTATAAGTTATTATCAACAAGTTGGTCGTGCAGGTCGTGGTATAGATGAAGCTTATGGTGTTTTACTCAGTGGACATGAAGATGATGATATTCATGATTTTTTTAGAAGTTCATCTTTTCCAAAAGAAGAAAATATTACTTTAGTATTAGAGCATTTGGATAGTCGTGACGGACGATCTATAGTAGATTTACAAAAAGAACTTAACTTAACACAAGGAGAAGTTGAAAAAACATTAAAGTATCTGAATGTAGAAACACCTTCACCTGTAACAAAAGTTGGCTCAAAATGGCATAGAACACCAAATGAATATGTTCATGATAGAGAAAAGATAGAGGCCATTTTAGCTATCAGACAATCTGAATGGGATGAGATGCAGAATTATTTGGATACTGACGAATGTTTAATGCTGTTTTTACAAAATGCCTTAAATGATCCAAATCCTCAAATTTGTGGCAAATGTGCTAATTGTTCAAGCCCATTAAGTGGTGAATTCTCTCATGAAAATGGTTTAAAAGCCGCCGACTTCTTGAAAAAAAGTGACATAGTTTTTAACCCTAAAAAGCAAGTCAAACTGGATGCTCTCAGTGAGTATGGCATTAGAGGTAATATCCGACCAGAATTAAGAGCCCAAGAGGGAAGAATTTTATCGAGATGGGAAGATGCTGGATGGGGAAGAATTGTCGCAAAAGATAAACATCAGGGTGAATTTTCAGATCAATTAGTAGATGCATTTGTAGAAATGGTTAAAAAATGGAATCCTTCTCCTGCACCACAGTGGGTTACATGTATTCCATCTCTAAATCATCCAACTTTAGTTCCAAATTTTGCACAAAAAGTAGCAAAAAAACTAAATTTACCTTTTATAGCAGCTGTCAAAAAGATAAAACAAAATCAAGCTCAAAAGATGATGAACAATGCGTATCATCAAGCCAAAAATCTTGACGGAGTATTTGAAATAGAAGATAATATACCTGATAGTCCTGTTCTTTTGATAGATGATGTTATTGATTCTGGCTGGACAGTTACGGTTGCATCGGCTCTTTTAAAACAAAAGGGAAGTGGTGAAGTATTTCCTGCTTCACTTGCCACAACTGGAAAAATGTGA
- a CDS encoding helix-turn-helix transcriptional regulator has translation MDFNNSINIAHSLYLDYGYFLTKNNLAEVLGVSLSTIDRRLKEKKLPLHKKIGNRVLFPVSSVANFINNIKDQKLADAGGEL, from the coding sequence ATGGATTTTAACAATAGTATTAATATAGCTCATTCTTTGTATCTTGATTATGGATATTTTTTAACAAAGAATAATTTAGCAGAAGTTTTAGGTGTGAGCCTTTCAACAATTGATAGAAGACTTAAAGAAAAGAAACTTCCTCTGCACAAAAAAATTGGGAATCGAGTTTTGTTTCCAGTCAGTAGTGTTGCAAACTTTATTAACAATATCAAAGATCAGAAACTTGCAGATGCAGGAGGTGAACTTTGA
- a CDS encoding uracil-DNA glycosylase, translating into MNSFQNLLLLQNLYRLKALGFEYSDSFLINQKSFNKKSNNLDELTKDISTCHLCDLSKSRSQSMSGYGNTNADLMIIDYTVSLTEDSSNKYYCGRSGEMLKNMIENVLSLKIEDIYFTHAIKCKPLNSNLPSNSEWDSCKDYLFSQIEFIKPKIIVTLGKEAYAKVTSENENFQNVRGHVIDFKSYKLIPVYHPNHLLRNPDDKKIAYNDLKTIKSYL; encoded by the coding sequence TTGAACTCTTTTCAAAATTTACTTTTACTTCAAAATTTATACAGATTAAAAGCTCTTGGTTTTGAATATAGCGATTCATTTTTGATAAATCAAAAAAGCTTCAATAAAAAATCTAATAATCTTGATGAATTGACAAAAGATATATCAACATGTCACTTATGCGATCTTAGCAAATCAAGATCTCAAAGCATGAGCGGCTATGGAAACACAAATGCTGATTTAATGATAATCGACTACACAGTCTCTTTAACCGAAGATAGTTCTAATAAATACTACTGTGGCAGAAGCGGTGAAATGCTAAAAAATATGATAGAGAATGTTTTAAGCTTAAAAATAGAAGATATCTACTTCACTCATGCTATAAAATGTAAACCTCTAAATTCAAATCTTCCTTCAAATTCAGAGTGGGATTCATGCAAAGACTACCTGTTTTCACAAATAGAATTTATAAAACCAAAAATAATTGTAACTTTAGGTAAAGAAGCTTATGCTAAAGTTACATCTGAAAATGAAAATTTTCAAAATGTGCGAGGACATGTTATAGACTTTAAAAGCTATAAACTGATTCCAGTTTACCATCCAAATCATCTGCTTAGAAATCCGGATGATAAAAAAATAGCATATAATGATTTAAAAACTATAAAGAGTTATTTATGA
- a CDS encoding SIR2 family protein, giving the protein MEIIEIPELPPQIKRAAELGELVIFIGAGMSYELGCSDWNGLANDLIKRCENTLGSDEPLLNNFEATQLRNMLEQSGNSKKVITICNGILSQSGNDELFLEEMKKSLNDDKVTSANPKLKTYRDLFNLNGIFVTTNADRHIDQIFNPQNIITNKFTGSTALVNKNLYKIHGSINEPASLIFTVEQYFTRYKDKEFIKFLESLFTKTVLFVGYGLGEFELLEHMYKNITLSENHYFYLGGYYTHEKRLCDFEQMYFDQMKVKLIPYSKDKKGFKQLPIVIEEWVKQIQTTTNVLQNNFDEIDEVLRNPF; this is encoded by the coding sequence ATGGAAATAATAGAAATACCTGAACTACCACCACAAATAAAAAGAGCTGCCGAACTAGGAGAGTTGGTGATATTTATAGGTGCAGGTATGTCTTATGAGCTAGGTTGCTCAGATTGGAATGGACTAGCAAATGATTTAATTAAGCGATGTGAAAATACATTAGGCTCAGATGAACCATTATTAAACAATTTTGAAGCAACGCAACTTAGAAATATGCTGGAGCAAAGTGGCAATAGTAAAAAAGTTATCACTATATGTAATGGCATTTTGTCCCAAAGTGGAAATGATGAACTTTTTTTGGAAGAGATGAAAAAATCACTAAACGATGATAAAGTTACATCAGCTAATCCAAAACTAAAAACTTACAGAGATCTCTTTAATTTAAATGGTATCTTTGTCACTACAAACGCTGACAGACACATAGATCAAATATTTAACCCTCAAAATATCATAACGAATAAGTTTACAGGAAGCACTGCACTTGTAAATAAAAATCTGTACAAAATACATGGAAGCATAAATGAACCTGCTAGTCTGATATTTACGGTAGAGCAATATTTTACAAGATACAAAGACAAAGAGTTTATAAAGTTTTTAGAATCACTCTTTACCAAAACAGTGCTATTTGTAGGTTATGGACTGGGTGAATTTGAACTACTGGAGCATATGTATAAAAATATTACCCTTAGTGAAAATCATTATTTTTATCTTGGTGGGTACTATACTCACGAAAAAAGACTTTGTGATTTTGAACAGATGTATTTTGATCAGATGAAAGTGAAGCTCATACCATATTCAAAAGATAAAAAAGGGTTTAAGCAGTTGCCAATCGTTATAGAAGAGTGGGTAAAGCAAATTCAAACCACGACAAATGTCTTGCAAAACAATTTTGATGAGATAGATGAAGTGTTAAGGAATCCGTTTTGA
- a CDS encoding restriction endonuclease subunit S, with amino-acid sequence MNSKIQAISSFLTERKERLKPEEANELNLKRIEKIDFTGQIHLVENKPTKTGMIVVKKGDLVISGINVAKGALAVYEGDEDVIATIHYSSYSFDKEKIDINFLKWFLKSPAFVDALEEQTGGGIKTEIKAKKFLSLKIPIPTLDEQKNIEANLNKFEEKYNQVSEELQTQSELITKLRSSILSDAVSGKLVPQDPNDESAQVLLEKIKAEKEKLIKEGKIKKQKPLPQISEDEIPYDLPDGWVWCRLDDIVSKIGSGSTPKGGQKAYVDEGIPFLRSQNIWNHGLELSNIALIKKEQHEKMSGTVVLPNDILINITGASIGRSAIVKVEDFEEANVSQHVSIVRLVQEEINQFIHIVLTSDYIFSEIMNVQVGISREGLSKAKLSNFLIPLPPLEEQKRIVEKVEKLMATRDALELEVQNSKTETEKLMQSVLKEAFEN; translated from the coding sequence ATGAACTCGAAGATACAAGCAATAAGTTCATTTTTAACAGAGCGAAAAGAGCGACTAAAACCAGAGGAAGCGAATGAACTCAATTTAAAACGAATTGAAAAAATCGATTTTACTGGACAAATCCATTTAGTAGAAAATAAACCAACTAAAACAGGTATGATAGTAGTCAAAAAAGGTGATTTGGTAATCTCTGGTATCAATGTAGCTAAAGGGGCATTGGCAGTTTATGAGGGCGATGAAGATGTTATTGCGACTATTCATTATTCTTCTTATAGCTTTGATAAAGAGAAGATAGATATAAATTTTTTAAAATGGTTTTTAAAAAGTCCAGCATTTGTAGATGCTCTTGAAGAACAAACAGGTGGAGGTATAAAAACTGAGATCAAAGCTAAAAAGTTTTTGTCTTTAAAAATACCTATTCCTACACTGGATGAGCAGAAAAATATTGAAGCTAATCTCAATAAGTTTGAAGAAAAATATAATCAAGTTTCAGAAGAACTCCAAACACAATCAGAACTGATAACCAAACTTAGAAGCTCCATACTCAGCGATGCAGTAAGTGGTAAGCTAGTCCCACAAGATCCAAATGATGAAAGTGCCCAAGTTTTACTGGAGAAGATAAAAGCAGAAAAAGAGAAGCTCATCAAAGAGGGAAAAATAAAAAAACAAAAACCTCTGCCGCAAATCAGTGAAGATGAAATACCTTATGATCTTCCAGATGGATGGGTCTGGTGTAGACTCGATGATATTGTTTCAAAAATTGGTTCAGGAAGCACTCCTAAGGGAGGACAAAAAGCTTATGTTGATGAAGGAATTCCTTTTTTACGATCTCAAAATATTTGGAATCATGGTTTAGAATTAAGTAATATAGCTTTGATTAAAAAAGAACAACATGAAAAAATGTCGGGAACTGTTGTATTGCCAAATGATATTCTGATCAATATCACAGGAGCTTCAATTGGAAGAAGTGCTATAGTAAAAGTAGAAGATTTTGAAGAAGCAAATGTAAGTCAGCATGTCTCTATAGTTCGACTTGTTCAGGAAGAAATTAATCAATTTATTCATATTGTTTTAACTTCAGATTATATTTTTTCAGAAATAATGAATGTTCAAGTCGGTATTTCAAGAGAAGGTTTAAGTAAAGCAAAATTATCCAACTTTTTAATTCCTCTGCCACCGTTAGAAGAACAAAAACGAATAGTTGAAAAAGTAGAAAAACTTATGGCTACACGCGATGCACTCGAACTTGAAGTACAAAACAGTAAAACAGAAACAGAAAAACTGATGCAAAGTGTACTTAAAGAGGCATTTGAGAACTAA
- a CDS encoding tyrosine-type recombinase/integrase — protein MSVRVYTNNYNILCLDIRYGDGERVRTSTKLKDTVKNRQLITKKIIPHLEVQILNGEYDPKAKQEVVPNTVREYGYKSLMRHKNKRRKHVHKAYLQHFESKIVPEFGDMLIQHISAMKLLDWQNKLLENFQASSVKKYRTVFNTILEDARKELINGKKMISENPFRDVDVPKDREVFVDGDEYDNEFLDNQVNPFSLDEIEDLIAKSDGYLRNFIGIMSRTGMRPGELVALRWGDVDFDNEIIKIRRTRIQGENGPPKKKASVRDIEMISGVKEFFKSQFAITGDDPNGNIFLNSSKLPFYSHDFIAKQFKDLLSKDDKRYLYQLRHSFATMMISEGEDILWVSKMLGHKSSDITLKTYAKAYKISRNKEQRKKRALFLEKRHSLGTVNNLTFQKSQKIGG, from the coding sequence ATGAGTGTAAGAGTTTATACAAACAATTACAACATTCTGTGTTTAGATATACGATATGGAGATGGTGAGAGGGTAAGAACATCAACAAAACTCAAAGATACTGTTAAAAATAGGCAGTTGATTACGAAAAAGATTATTCCTCATTTGGAAGTTCAAATTTTAAATGGTGAGTATGACCCAAAAGCGAAGCAAGAAGTTGTTCCTAACACTGTAAGGGAATATGGATATAAAAGCTTGATGCGTCATAAGAACAAGAGACGCAAGCATGTTCATAAGGCTTATTTACAACATTTTGAAAGTAAGATTGTTCCTGAGTTTGGAGATATGCTCATACAACATATTTCTGCTATGAAATTGTTGGATTGGCAAAATAAACTGTTAGAAAATTTTCAAGCATCTTCTGTAAAAAAATACAGGACAGTGTTTAACACTATACTAGAAGATGCCCGTAAAGAGTTGATAAACGGTAAAAAAATGATTTCAGAGAATCCGTTTAGGGATGTCGATGTTCCAAAAGACAGAGAAGTTTTTGTGGATGGCGATGAATATGATAATGAGTTTCTTGATAACCAAGTAAATCCATTTTCATTAGATGAAATTGAAGATTTGATTGCTAAGTCAGATGGATATTTGAGAAATTTCATTGGGATCATGTCAAGAACAGGTATGAGGCCTGGAGAATTGGTCGCTTTACGGTGGGGTGATGTTGATTTTGACAATGAGATTATTAAGATAAGAAGAACGAGAATTCAGGGAGAAAATGGTCCTCCCAAGAAAAAAGCTTCTGTAAGAGATATTGAGATGATCTCAGGTGTCAAAGAGTTTTTCAAATCTCAATTTGCCATAACAGGTGACGATCCAAACGGTAATATATTTTTGAATAGTTCAAAATTGCCATTTTACAGTCACGATTTTATAGCAAAACAATTTAAAGATTTATTATCTAAGGATGATAAAAGGTATCTCTATCAGCTGAGACACTCATTTGCAACAATGATGATTAGCGAGGGTGAAGATATTTTATGGGTAAGTAAAATGTTGGGACATAAAAGTTCCGACATTACCCTCAAGACATATGCAAAAGCATATAAGATCTCAAGAAATAAAGAACAACGCAAAAAAAGAGCTTTATTTCTTGAAAAAAGGCACAGTTTGGGCACAGTGAATAATTTAACATTCCAAAAGTCCCAAAAAATAGGGGGATAA
- a CDS encoding DNA-processing protein DprA → MNVLSLNAQAIILLTAYFNKGDKPLTIMEYSKFASWLLQHNMKPSDLLELNAREVLEDWDDTKITQDRILSLLARGNAMAISLQKWQNCGIWIITRADPEYPVRLKKRLGQKAPPILYGAGNKKILNTKGVAIIGSRDASSDDLDFTFKLGEKLAQSGYSVVSGAARGIDESSMLGSINADGTTIGVVADALIQKVLSKKYRDAIRNNNLVLISPYYPDARFSAGNAMGRNKYIYVLAESSIVIHSGLKGGTWEGAKENLKNAWVSLFVKKSDDTHAGNQKLLEMGGSELKDLDSLDYLFTANQDVKTAIVSKKEALDKRILELISLEKLTVKEIAQKLEETQNIVKKTIDELLNSGDVEKHPTRPLRFSKTTKLPGL, encoded by the coding sequence ATGAATGTTCTAAGTTTAAATGCACAAGCAATCATTTTATTAACTGCTTATTTTAATAAAGGGGATAAACCTCTTACGATAATGGAGTACTCAAAGTTTGCATCATGGCTTTTACAACACAATATGAAGCCATCAGACCTTTTAGAACTAAATGCACGAGAAGTTTTAGAAGATTGGGATGATACAAAAATTACACAAGATCGAATACTTTCTTTATTAGCAAGAGGAAATGCAATGGCAATTTCTCTTCAAAAGTGGCAAAACTGTGGAATTTGGATCATTACAAGAGCAGACCCAGAGTATCCAGTAAGATTAAAAAAGAGGTTGGGACAAAAGGCTCCACCAATATTGTACGGTGCAGGTAATAAAAAAATACTCAATACCAAAGGTGTCGCTATTATTGGTTCACGAGATGCATCCTCAGATGATTTAGATTTTACATTTAAACTGGGAGAAAAACTTGCACAATCAGGCTACAGTGTTGTTTCAGGTGCTGCAAGAGGGATCGATGAATCTTCAATGTTAGGATCAATAAATGCTGATGGGACGACTATAGGAGTAGTTGCTGATGCTTTAATACAAAAAGTTTTATCAAAAAAATATAGGGATGCAATACGAAATAATAATTTGGTATTAATAAGTCCATATTACCCAGATGCAAGATTTAGTGCTGGTAATGCAATGGGTAGAAATAAATATATTTATGTGTTGGCAGAATCTTCGATCGTGATTCATTCAGGACTCAAGGGTGGTACATGGGAAGGTGCAAAAGAGAATTTAAAAAATGCTTGGGTAAGCCTTTTTGTAAAGAAAAGTGACGATACTCATGCAGGAAATCAGAAGCTTCTTGAAATGGGTGGTTCAGAATTAAAAGATTTAGACTCACTAGATTATTTATTTACTGCAAATCAAGATGTTAAAACAGCTATAGTTAGTAAAAAAGAGGCATTGGATAAAAGAATTTTAGAGTTAATATCTTTAGAAAAATTAACGGTAAAAGAGATTGCCCAAAAGCTTGAAGAAACACAAAATATAGTTAAAAAAACGATAGATGAGCTATTAAATTCTGGAGATGTTGAAAAACATCCTACTAGACCTTTACGCTTTAGTAAAACTACAAAATTACCCGGACTATAA
- a CDS encoding AAA family ATPase, giving the protein MKSLQKAKTRIQQLKGFPYLVIEAKAFLEKFGEFLSEDEKTEITQEIQVAQNSKLTSKKPLQERFKSHFYTYEEIKNAPATRWLVQDLIPSSSIGVMIGDSGVGKTTVVLHVCTTILTTKTNVYIYMIDGDMNQTKIKESEAYPLLRKFPERFIYAGKQTGSDFSEFVQELLTEIVEEQMKHPDREYFVIQDSLMLTVPKKRGFVDTQKLYFYEKILRSVGGSTLFIHHLNKDGNFADSQQIINYADYSFSITRNDFNSTILLHPHKASRYAIEGKAFLTEDRKIIKEVEYEAVNIEPRESKFVNYVLEALEDGEMNQSEIISHLEKMRFFSEYKVGQKKATRWLMAWGDKGKWSYERRPDQKNAIYFWIEQNESQKVENLQNLKNCKTAFSGEVASCI; this is encoded by the coding sequence TTGAAGTCCCTCCAAAAAGCAAAAACAAGGATACAACAGCTAAAAGGTTTCCCTTATCTTGTTATAGAAGCTAAGGCATTTCTTGAAAAATTTGGCGAGTTTTTGAGTGAAGATGAAAAAACTGAGATCACTCAAGAGATCCAAGTAGCTCAAAACAGCAAACTGACATCTAAAAAACCTCTTCAAGAGCGTTTTAAAAGTCACTTCTATACTTATGAAGAGATCAAAAATGCACCTGCCACGAGATGGCTGGTGCAAGACCTGATCCCATCAAGTTCTATCGGTGTGATGATAGGAGATAGTGGTGTCGGTAAAACGACCGTCGTATTACATGTATGTACGACTATTTTGACTACTAAAACAAATGTCTATATCTACATGATCGACGGTGATATGAATCAAACCAAGATCAAAGAGAGTGAAGCATACCCTCTGCTTAGAAAGTTTCCTGAAAGATTTATCTATGCAGGAAAACAAACAGGCAGTGATTTTTCAGAGTTTGTTCAAGAGTTATTAACCGAGATTGTTGAAGAGCAGATGAAGCATCCTGATAGGGAATACTTTGTTATCCAAGATTCACTTATGCTCACTGTCCCTAAAAAACGAGGTTTTGTGGATACACAAAAGCTCTACTTTTATGAAAAGATACTGCGAAGTGTAGGAGGGAGTACGCTTTTTATCCATCACTTGAATAAAGATGGAAATTTTGCAGACTCTCAGCAGATTATTAATTATGCGGACTATTCGTTTTCTATCACGAGAAATGACTTTAACTCTACTATTCTCTTGCACCCACATAAGGCTAGTAGATACGCCATAGAGGGCAAAGCATTTCTAACCGAAGATAGAAAAATAATCAAAGAGGTTGAGTATGAAGCGGTAAACATCGAACCTCGTGAGTCAAAATTTGTAAACTATGTACTAGAAGCTCTTGAAGATGGAGAGATGAACCAAAGTGAGATCATCTCCCATTTGGAAAAAATGCGATTTTTCAGTGAGTACAAAGTCGGACAGAAAAAGGCTACAAGGTGGCTTATGGCTTGGGGTGATAAGGGAAAATGGAGCTATGAGCGACGACCAGATCAAAAGAATGCCATCTATTTTTGGATAGAGCAAAACGAGTCTCAAAAAGTGGAAAACTTGCAGAACTTGAAAAACTGCAAAACAGCTTTTTCAGGGGAGGTGGCATCATGTATTTAG
- a CDS encoding N-6 DNA methylase, with translation MADISNIVKSIQNIMRTDTGVDGDAQRISQLVWMLFLKVFDAKEEEFELEDENYKSPIPEKLRWRSWATDDEGLTGEELMLFINNELFPTLKELDITTSNAYAPLVKGMFEDAYNYMKSGTLLRQVVNKLEEIHFDNLSDRHLFNDMYEQILKDLQSAGNAGEYYTPRAVTEFIVQMVDPKLGEKVFDPACGTGGFLISSINHIMKSDVKTAEDKKTLEHTIQGIEKKQLPYMLCLTNLILHDIETPNIRHDNSLSYPLKDITPNERVDCIVANPPFGGTEEVGIENNFPASYRTRETADLFLLLFIQMLKPRGRAGIVLPDGTLFGDGVTARIKEKLLEECNLHTIVRLPNGIFAPYTDINTNLLFFTKGEPTKEIWYYEQPLPQGYKKYTKTKPVKLQDFDELKSWWNDRAENEQAWKVNIDTIKANNFNLDVKNPHKAVEEEELTTSEIIDKIEASMSKSVELLEQIRKEAQE, from the coding sequence ATGGCAGATATTTCAAATATCGTAAAATCAATTCAAAACATTATGAGAACAGATACGGGTGTCGATGGAGATGCTCAAAGAATATCACAACTTGTGTGGATGCTTTTTTTAAAAGTATTTGATGCAAAAGAGGAAGAGTTTGAACTAGAAGATGAAAACTACAAATCTCCAATCCCTGAAAAACTTAGATGGAGAAGCTGGGCAACTGATGATGAGGGACTAACGGGTGAGGAGTTAATGTTATTTATAAACAACGAGCTTTTCCCTACGCTAAAAGAGCTTGACATCACTACATCTAATGCTTATGCTCCACTTGTAAAAGGGATGTTTGAAGATGCCTACAACTACATGAAGTCGGGAACACTTTTAAGACAAGTGGTAAACAAGCTTGAAGAGATACATTTTGACAATCTCTCAGATAGACATCTCTTCAATGACATGTACGAACAGATACTAAAAGATCTTCAAAGTGCAGGAAACGCAGGAGAGTACTACACTCCAAGAGCTGTGACAGAGTTTATAGTGCAGATGGTAGATCCAAAGCTTGGTGAAAAGGTTTTTGACCCAGCATGTGGAACTGGAGGCTTTCTTATAAGCTCTATAAATCACATCATGAAAAGCGATGTAAAAACGGCAGAAGATAAAAAGACATTGGAACACACGATCCAAGGGATAGAGAAGAAGCAACTCCCTTACATGCTGTGTCTTACAAACCTCATACTTCACGATATAGAAACACCAAATATCAGACACGATAACTCGCTCTCATACCCCCTAAAAGACATCACTCCAAATGAAAGAGTGGACTGCATCGTAGCAAATCCACCTTTTGGAGGAACGGAAGAGGTTGGCATTGAGAATAACTTCCCTGCAAGCTACCGTACAAGAGAGACGGCAGACTTGTTTTTACTGCTTTTTATACAGATGCTAAAGCCAAGGGGAAGAGCTGGGATAGTTCTGCCAGACGGTACACTTTTTGGTGATGGTGTAACGGCTAGGATAAAAGAGAAACTTCTTGAAGAGTGTAACCTGCATACCATAGTAAGACTTCCAAACGGGATATTTGCTCCATATACGGATATAAATACAAACCTGCTTTTCTTTACAAAGGGAGAGCCCACAAAAGAGATATGGTACTACGAACAGCCACTGCCACAAGGGTATAAAAAATACACCAAAACAAAACCTGTAAAACTGCAAGACTTTGATGAACTAAAAAGCTGGTGGAACGATAGAGCTGAAAATGAACAGGCGTGGAAAGTCAATATAGACACTATCAAAGCAAATAATTTTAACCTTGATGTAAAAAATCCTCATAAAGCTGTAGAGGAAGAAGAACTTACAACAAGTGAGATCATAGATAAGATCGAAGCTTCAATGAGCAAGAGTGTAGAACTTCTGGAGCAAATTAGAAAAGAGGCTCAAGAGTAA